Proteins encoded within one genomic window of Nilaparvata lugens isolate BPH chromosome 11, ASM1435652v1, whole genome shotgun sequence:
- the LOC111047807 gene encoding uncharacterized protein LOC111047807 encodes MASYNGLAENINKTRLDNQKILKDLKKLETTIKYLKSFPPSELSEEIKTKIHLLVTSSQVLQARLFRSAVESKTLDELWEGNGMLKYLFESNIKHYSVNNQLKCLICDEWLPASREQLKNHLEGSSHIQRYLDTIQGETMSYWKDTISLFSSTSGEMGEELSLDNDRCLMLKYGKFIDFNGPNDMLFCKLCCTTIPKNNNCLQAHFKESLHQELFKDVVNAIVGRTKNNLDKTKNKNIFTDSEPDSLTLMSFKNVQNGELATGTSIQPINQNRADMESWFKDTIDKFIVEFLEDGFPNDKLYICSICQVHTSSYKRWQEHCFSVSHETRMILSSNVSYYPCQCSTEMICPNYIREYHMNKNHDRLLKLFNSLKLKQVRFDVSDDDDATSDEDNNNRRSILESRFNNSVKNLGAKPKILNVHNGVDKRNNPSAKKQVKKIDENDTTCADTGDATPIGLSDIPDNASDDDLIREIQHFGSIKKIERVKPSFANVYIELREEFQSIVYLGLTITVKGTVVSVTDPILQSNTDSGANDARNKHVVDAQIPISMSTKFQEESPFRSMVLELMARSEINDALSPIIKHHLKESLSLTGQVIIVGSQALKLTFDKSSTMDFFVEIDDNYFGKKTELTAVELSARTIRLFDLLKQSKHFKNVEIVGDNVQVLTLVYSDTDRKCQIFFRDGLVVEKTNLSLIYLNCDKNIGEMVVAILEWFKEIGLRNALPTYSILWLALFPLITKHYLCPVVILRNNNDAGRKMISGWDCRYSASFSPKTAALPSAYVLVRKFFEFYSDARNFDKKVLAPLTGEIFDHQRVRQKKLPPPYSRYSHLIATKSVRFFKLSSGICLQDPLQLNYNLTLPLQGKNLNKFVASCKSTLQCFNQ; translated from the exons ATGGCATCCTACAACGGACTAGCAGAAAACATAAACAAAACCAGACTTGATAATCAAAAAATTCTGAAAGATCTCAAGAAATTGGAAACTACCATCAAATATCTGAAATCCTTTCCACCGTCAGAACTGAGTGAAGAAATCAAAACGAAAATCCACCTACTGGTGACTTCGTCGCAGGTTTTGCAAGCAAGGCTGTTTCGGAGTGCAGTCGAATCAAAGACACTGGATGAGTTGTGGGAGGGCAATGGGATGCTCAAGTATTTGTTTGAATCAAACATCAAACATTACTCAGTCAACAATCAGTTGAAGTGTCTGATCTGCGATGAATGGTTGCCAGCATCACGAGAGCAACTCAAGAATCATCTAGAAGGCAGCAGCCATATCCAGCGTTATTTGGACACTATACAAGGTGAAACTATGTCATACTGGAAAGATACTATCTCCCTGTTCTCTTCTACTTCAGGGGAAATGGGTGAAGAGCTTAGTTTAGACAATGACAGATGTCTGATGCTGAAATATGGCAAGTTTATTGATTTCAACGGTCCCAACGATATGCTATTTTGCAAGTTATGCTGCACTACCATACCAAAGAACAACAACTGTCTTCAAGCCCATTTCAAGGAAAGTCTACATCAAGAACTGTTCAAAGATGTTGTCAATGCTATTGTGGGTAGAACAAAGAACAATTTGGACAAAACAAAAAACAAGAACATATTTACTGACAGTGAGCCGGATTCACTAACATTAATGAGCTTCAAAAACGTTCAGAATGGGGAACTTGCCACAGGTACATCGATTCAGCCAATTAATCAAAACAGAGCAGATATGGAAAGTTGGTTCAAAGACACAATCGATAAATTCATTGTTGAATTTCTTGAGGATGGTTTTCCCAATGACAAACTTTATATTTGCAGCATTTGTCAAGTTCATACAAGTTCGTACAAAAGATGGCAAGAGCATTGCTTCAGTGTATCACACGAAACTCGTATGATATTGAGTAGCAACGTCTCATACTATCCTTGCCAATGCTCCACTGAAATGATCTGCCCCAACTATATCAGGGAGTATCATATGAATAAGAATCACGACCGACTTTTGAAGCTTTTCAATTCACTGAAACTGAAACAAGTGAGATTTGATGTGAGTGATGACGATGATGCAACATCAGACGAAGATAACAACAATCGGAGGTCAATTTTGGAATCGAGATTCAATAACTCTGTTAAAAATTTGGGGGCTAAACCCAAAATTTTGAATGTTCACAATGGTGTTGATAAAAGGAATAATCCTTCTGCTAAAAAACAAGTGAAAAAAATCGATGAAAATGATACTACTTGTGCAGATACTGGTGATGCTACTCCAATTGGACTATCTG ATATACCTGATAATGCATCAGATGATGACTTGATTAGAGAGATACAACATTTTGGAAGTATAAAGAAAATTGAGAGAGTTAAGCCTTCATTTGCGAATGTGTATATTGAATTGAG aGAGGAATTTCAGAGCATCGTTTATTTGGGACTCACAATAACTGTTAAGGGCACCGTGGTCAGCGTTACTGACCCAATTCTGCAATCAAATACTG actCTGGTGCTAATGACGCAAGAAACAAACATGTTGTTGATGCTCAAATTCCCATATCGATGTCAACAAAATTTCAAGAAGAATCGCCTTTCAGGTCAATGGTTTTAGAGTTAATGGCTAGGTCGGAAATTAATGATGCTCTTTCACCAATAATCAAACATCATTTGAAAGAATCCTTATCGTTGACTGGGCAGGTCATAATAGTCGGATCACAAGCTTTGAAACTTACTTTCGACAAGTCCTCAACAATGgacttttttgttgaaattg ATGATAACTATTTTGGTAAAAAAACGGAACTTACCGCAGTTGAGCTGAGTGCACGAACAATTAGACTTTTCGATTTGTTGAAACAGTCCAAGCATTTCAAGAATGTCGAGATTGTCGGCGATAATGTGCAAGTTCTCACACTAGTCTACAGTGACACGGACAGAAAATGCCAGATTTTCTTCAGGGATGGCCTGGTTGTTGAAAAGACCAACTTGAGCCT GATTTATCTGAAttgtgataaaaatattggTGAGATGGTCGTTGCTATCCTGGAATGGTTCAAAGAGATAGGTCTGCGCAACGCTCTGCCAACCTACTCGATTCTGTGGCTGGCTCTGTTTCCTCTCATCACAAAACACTATCTTTGTCCCGTTGTTATTTTGAGGAACAATAATGACGCTGGTAGAAAGATGATTTCAG GATGGGATTGTCGGTACTCTGCAAGCTTCTCTCCCAAAACGGCAGCGCTGCCGAGTGCCTATGTTTTGGTTCGAAAATTTTTCGAATTCTATTCAGACGCTCGTAACTTTGACAAGAAAGTGTTGGCTCCTCTGACGGGCGAAATATTCGACCATCAAAGAGTGCGGCAGAAGAAACTGCCCCCACCCTACAGCCGCTACTCCCATCTCATTGCGACCAAATCGGTGCGATTCTTCAAACTCAGCAGCGGCATTTGCCTGCAGGATCCTCTGCAGCTCAACTACAACTTGACATTGCCGCTGCAGGGTAAGAACCTGAACAAGTTTGTTGCCAGCTGTAAATCTACACTGCAATGCTTCAATCAGTAG